In Rattus norvegicus strain BN/NHsdMcwi chromosome 1, GRCr8, whole genome shotgun sequence, a genomic segment contains:
- the Med25 gene encoding mediator of RNA polymerase II transcription subunit 25 isoform 1 (isoform 1 is encoded by transcript variant 1) yields MVPGSEGPARAGGLVADVVFVIEGTANLGPYFEGLRKHYLLPAIEYFNGGPPAETDFGGDYGGTQYSLVVFNTVDCAPESYVQCHAPTSSAYEFVTWLDGIKFMGGGGESCSLIAEGLSTALQLFDDFKKMREQIGQTHRVCLLICNSPPYLLPAVESTTYSGCTTESLVQKIGERGIHFSIVSPRKLPALRLLFEKAAPPALLEPLQPPADVSQDPRHMVLVRGLVLPVGGSSAPGPLQPKQAVPLPPAPTSAATLSAAPQQTLPPVPPQYQVPGNLSAAQVAAQNAVEAAKNQKAGLGPRFSPINPLQQAASGVGPPFSQAPAPPLAPGPPGAPKPPPASQPSLVSTVAPGPGLAAPAQPGAPSMAGTVTPGGVSGPSPAQLGGPALGGQQSVSNKLLAWSGVLEWQEKPKPASVDANTKLTRSLPCQVYVNHGENLKTEQWPQKLIMQLIPQQLLTTLGPLFRNSRMVQFHFTNKDLESLKGLYRIMGNGFAGCVHFPHTAPCEVRVLMLLYSSKKKIFMGLIPYDQSGFVNGIRQVITNHKQVQQQKLEQQRGMGAQQAPPGLGPILEDQARPPQNLLQLRAPQPQPQGAVGASAATGQPQPQGTTQAPTGAPQGPPGAAPGPPPSGPILRPQNPGANPQLRSLLLNPAPPQTGVPPPQASLHHLQPPGAPALLPPHQSLGQPQLGPQLLHPPPTQSWPTQLPQRAPLPVAKRKREGEGRVFREKWERDYFFVEVKSMPTCLICKKNVSVLKEYNLKRHYESQHSRSYGQYTAQSRDTLLQELKRALRASEALESQE; encoded by the exons ATGGTCCCCGGATCCGAAGGCCCGGCCCGGGCCGGGGGCCTGGTCGCTGATGTGGTGTTTGTGATCGAGGGGACGGCAAACCTGGGGCCGTACTTCGAGGGACTCCGCAAGCACTACCTGCTGCCCGCCATAGA GTACTTCAACGGAGGACCACCCGCAGAGACGGACTTTGGGGGAGAC TATGGCGGAACCCAGTACAGCCTTGTGGTGTTCAACACAGTAGACTGCGCTCCAGAGTCCTATGTACAATGCCATGCTCCTACCAGCAGTGCCTATGAGTTTGTCACCTGGCTCGATGGCATCAA gTTCATGGGTGGTGGTGGCGAGAGCTGCAGTCTCATTGCTGAAGGTCTGAGCACTGCTCTGCAGCTGTTTGATGACTTCAAGAAGATGCGTGAACAGAT CGGCCAGACCCACCGAGTCTGTCTCCTCATCTGCAACTCCCCCCCATACCTACTGCCTGCCGTGGAGAGCACCACATACTCAGGCTGTACGACGGAGAGCCTGGTGCAGAAGATAGGAGAG CGTGGTATCCACTTCTCCATCGTTTCTCCAAGAAAGCTGCCAGCACTTAGGCTTCTGTTTGAGAAGGCGGCTCCTCCTGCCCTACTGGAGCCATTGCAGCCCCCAGCAGACGTCAGCCAGGACCCCAGGCACATGGTACTTGTGCGTGGGCTCGTGCTGCCTG TTGGCGGCAGCTCAGCCCCAGGCCCTCTGCAGCCCAAGCAAGCCGTTCCCCTGCCACCAGCTCCAACTTCAGCTGCCACGCTCTCAGCAGCCCCCCAGCAGACCCTGCCCCCGGTCCCACCACAGTACCAG GTCCCTGGGAACCTAAGTGCTGCTCAGGTGGCTGCGCAGAATGCTGTGGAGGCTGCCAAGAACCAGAAGGCCGGGCTGGGCCCACGCT TCTCACCCATCAACCCTCTCCAGCAAGCTGCTTCAGGAGTGGGGCCCCCCTTCAGCCAGGCCCCGGCACCCCCATTAGCTCCTGGGCCCCCTGGAGCTCCCAAGCCACCTCCTGCCTCACAGCCTAGCCTAGTCTCCACTGTGGCCCCTGGACCAGGCCTGGCAGCCCCGGCTCAGCCTGGGGCTCCGTCTATG GCAGGCACTGTGACCCCAGGTGGGGTCAGTGGTCCTTCACCAGCCCAGCTGGGGGGTCCTGCACTTGGTGGGCAACAGTCAGTATCCAACAAGCTCCTAGCCTGGAGTGGCGTCCTTGAGTGGCAGGAG AAACCCAAGCCTGCATCCGTGGATGCCAACACCAAGCTGACAAGGTCTCTGCCTTGTCAGGTCTATGTGAACCATGGAGAAAACCT GAAGACTGAGCAATGGCCCCAGAAACTGATCATGCAGCTCATCCCTCAGCAACTGCTG ACCACCCTGGGCCCGCTGTTCCGGAACTCGAGAATGGTCCAGTTCCACTTCACCAACAAGGACCTGGAGTCCCTCAAAGGCCTCTACCGCATCATGGGCAATGGCTTT GCCGGCTGCGTGCACTTCCCACATACAGCCCCGTGCGAGGTGCGCGTGCTCATGCTCCTGTACTCGTCTAAGAAGAAGATCTTCATGGGCCTCATCCCCTACGACCAGAGTGGCTTCGTCAATGGCATCCGCCAGGTCATCACCAACCATAAGCAGGTCCAGCAGCAGAAGCTAGAGCAGCAGCGTGGG ATGGGGGCACAGCAGGCACCTCCAGGCCTGGGCCCCATTCTGGAGGACCAAGCGAGGCCCCCGCAGAATCTA TTACAGCTCCGTGCACCACAGCCTCAGCCTCAGGGTGCTGTGGGAGCTTCTGCGGCTACAGGGCAGCCCCAGCCCCAAGGTACTACCCAGGCCCCAACAGGGGCACCCCAAGGTCCTCCTGGAGCAGCCCCTGGCCCACCTCCTTCTGGACCCATCCTTCGACCCCAGAACCCTGGAGCCAACCCCCAGCTGCGGAGCCTTCTCCTTAATCCAGCACCG CCCCAGACTGGGGTACCCCCACCCCAGGCCTCCCTACACCACCTCCAGCCTCCAGGGGCCCCTGCATTGCTGCCGCCACATCAGAGCCTGGGGCAGCCGCAGCTAGGGCCGCAACTCCTGCACCCTCCACCTACCCAGTCTTGGCCCACACAGCTACCCCAGAGGGCGCCACTGCCAG TGGCCAAacgaaagagagaaggagagggccGCGTGTTTCGAGAAAAATGGGAGCGAGACTATTTCTTTGTGGAAGTGAAGAGCATGCCTACGTGCTTAATATGCAAAAAAAACGTGTCAGTGCTGAAAGAGTACAACCTGAAGCGCCACTATGAGTCCCAGCACAGCAGGAGCTACGGTCAGTACACAGCGCAGAGCCGCGACACACTCCTGCAGGAACTCAAGAGGGCCCTCCGAGCCAGCGAGGCTTTGGAGAGCCAGGAATAG
- the Med25 gene encoding mediator of RNA polymerase II transcription subunit 25 isoform 2 (isoform 2 is encoded by transcript variant 2) translates to MVPGSEGPARAGGLVADVVFVIEGTANLGPYFEGLRKHYLLPAIEYFNGGPPAETDFGGDYGGTQYSLVVFNTVDCAPESYVQCHAPTSSAYEFVTWLDGIKFMGGGGESCSLIAEGLSTALQLFDDFKKMREQIGQTHRVCLLICNSPPYLLPAVESTTYSGCTTESLVQKIGERGIHFSIVSPRKLPALRLLFEKAAPPALLEPLQPPADVSQDPRHMVLVRGLVLPVGGSSAPGPLQPKQAVPLPPAPTSAATLSAAPQQTLPPVPPQYQVPGNLSAAQVAAQNAVEAAKNQKAGLGPRFSPINPLQQAASGVGPPFSQAPAPPLAPGPPGAPKPPPASQPSLVSTVAPGPGLAAPAQPGAPSMQAGTVTPGGVSGPSPAQLGGPALGGQQSVSNKLLAWSGVLEWQEKPKPASVDANTKLTRSLPCQVYVNHGENLKTEQWPQKLIMQLIPQQLLTTLGPLFRNSRMVQFHFTNKDLESLKGLYRIMGNGFAGCVHFPHTAPCEVRVLMLLYSSKKKIFMGLIPYDQSGFVNGIRQVITNHKQVQQQKLEQQRGLQLRAPQPQPQGAVGASAATGQPQPQGTTQAPTGAPQGPPGAAPGPPPSGPILRPQNPGANPQLRSLLLNPAPPQTGVPPPQASLHHLQPPGAPALLPPHQSLGQPQLGPQLLHPPPTQSWPTQLPQRAPLPVAKRKREGEGRVFREKWERDYFFVEVKSMPTCLICKKNVSVLKEYNLKRHYESQHSRSYGQYTAQSRDTLLQELKRALRASEALESQE, encoded by the exons ATGGTCCCCGGATCCGAAGGCCCGGCCCGGGCCGGGGGCCTGGTCGCTGATGTGGTGTTTGTGATCGAGGGGACGGCAAACCTGGGGCCGTACTTCGAGGGACTCCGCAAGCACTACCTGCTGCCCGCCATAGA GTACTTCAACGGAGGACCACCCGCAGAGACGGACTTTGGGGGAGAC TATGGCGGAACCCAGTACAGCCTTGTGGTGTTCAACACAGTAGACTGCGCTCCAGAGTCCTATGTACAATGCCATGCTCCTACCAGCAGTGCCTATGAGTTTGTCACCTGGCTCGATGGCATCAA gTTCATGGGTGGTGGTGGCGAGAGCTGCAGTCTCATTGCTGAAGGTCTGAGCACTGCTCTGCAGCTGTTTGATGACTTCAAGAAGATGCGTGAACAGAT CGGCCAGACCCACCGAGTCTGTCTCCTCATCTGCAACTCCCCCCCATACCTACTGCCTGCCGTGGAGAGCACCACATACTCAGGCTGTACGACGGAGAGCCTGGTGCAGAAGATAGGAGAG CGTGGTATCCACTTCTCCATCGTTTCTCCAAGAAAGCTGCCAGCACTTAGGCTTCTGTTTGAGAAGGCGGCTCCTCCTGCCCTACTGGAGCCATTGCAGCCCCCAGCAGACGTCAGCCAGGACCCCAGGCACATGGTACTTGTGCGTGGGCTCGTGCTGCCTG TTGGCGGCAGCTCAGCCCCAGGCCCTCTGCAGCCCAAGCAAGCCGTTCCCCTGCCACCAGCTCCAACTTCAGCTGCCACGCTCTCAGCAGCCCCCCAGCAGACCCTGCCCCCGGTCCCACCACAGTACCAG GTCCCTGGGAACCTAAGTGCTGCTCAGGTGGCTGCGCAGAATGCTGTGGAGGCTGCCAAGAACCAGAAGGCCGGGCTGGGCCCACGCT TCTCACCCATCAACCCTCTCCAGCAAGCTGCTTCAGGAGTGGGGCCCCCCTTCAGCCAGGCCCCGGCACCCCCATTAGCTCCTGGGCCCCCTGGAGCTCCCAAGCCACCTCCTGCCTCACAGCCTAGCCTAGTCTCCACTGTGGCCCCTGGACCAGGCCTGGCAGCCCCGGCTCAGCCTGGGGCTCCGTCTATG CAGGCAGGCACTGTGACCCCAGGTGGGGTCAGTGGTCCTTCACCAGCCCAGCTGGGGGGTCCTGCACTTGGTGGGCAACAGTCAGTATCCAACAAGCTCCTAGCCTGGAGTGGCGTCCTTGAGTGGCAGGAG AAACCCAAGCCTGCATCCGTGGATGCCAACACCAAGCTGACAAGGTCTCTGCCTTGTCAGGTCTATGTGAACCATGGAGAAAACCT GAAGACTGAGCAATGGCCCCAGAAACTGATCATGCAGCTCATCCCTCAGCAACTGCTG ACCACCCTGGGCCCGCTGTTCCGGAACTCGAGAATGGTCCAGTTCCACTTCACCAACAAGGACCTGGAGTCCCTCAAAGGCCTCTACCGCATCATGGGCAATGGCTTT GCCGGCTGCGTGCACTTCCCACATACAGCCCCGTGCGAGGTGCGCGTGCTCATGCTCCTGTACTCGTCTAAGAAGAAGATCTTCATGGGCCTCATCCCCTACGACCAGAGTGGCTTCGTCAATGGCATCCGCCAGGTCATCACCAACCATAAGCAGGTCCAGCAGCAGAAGCTAGAGCAGCAGCGTGGG TTACAGCTCCGTGCACCACAGCCTCAGCCTCAGGGTGCTGTGGGAGCTTCTGCGGCTACAGGGCAGCCCCAGCCCCAAGGTACTACCCAGGCCCCAACAGGGGCACCCCAAGGTCCTCCTGGAGCAGCCCCTGGCCCACCTCCTTCTGGACCCATCCTTCGACCCCAGAACCCTGGAGCCAACCCCCAGCTGCGGAGCCTTCTCCTTAATCCAGCACCG CCCCAGACTGGGGTACCCCCACCCCAGGCCTCCCTACACCACCTCCAGCCTCCAGGGGCCCCTGCATTGCTGCCGCCACATCAGAGCCTGGGGCAGCCGCAGCTAGGGCCGCAACTCCTGCACCCTCCACCTACCCAGTCTTGGCCCACACAGCTACCCCAGAGGGCGCCACTGCCAG TGGCCAAacgaaagagagaaggagagggccGCGTGTTTCGAGAAAAATGGGAGCGAGACTATTTCTTTGTGGAAGTGAAGAGCATGCCTACGTGCTTAATATGCAAAAAAAACGTGTCAGTGCTGAAAGAGTACAACCTGAAGCGCCACTATGAGTCCCAGCACAGCAGGAGCTACGGTCAGTACACAGCGCAGAGCCGCGACACACTCCTGCAGGAACTCAAGAGGGCCCTCCGAGCCAGCGAGGCTTTGGAGAGCCAGGAATAG
- the Med25 gene encoding mediator of RNA polymerase II transcription subunit 25 isoform X5 produces MRQGRDKTTTPKMPRTNMAVSASAEVARRPAGVRAPRKRTSVRPGTATASAALAAAAAARGMVPGSEGPARAGGLVADVVFVIEGTANLGPYFEGLRKHYLLPAIEYFNGGPPAETDFGGDYGGTQYSLVVFNTVDCAPESYVQCHAPTSSAYEFVTWLDGIKFMGGGGESCSLIAEGLSTALQLFDDFKKMREQIGQTHRVCLLICNSPPYLLPAVESTTYSGCTTESLVQKIGERGIHFSIVSPRKLPALRLLFEKAAPPALLEPLQPPADVSQDPRHMVLVRGLVLPVGGSSAPGPLQPKQAVPLPPAPTSAATLSAAPQQTLPPVPPQYQVPGNLSAAQVAAQNAVEAAKNQKAGLGPRFSPINPLQQAASGVGPPFSQAPAPPLAPGPPGAPKPPPASQPSLVSTVAPGPGLAAPAQPGAPSMQAGTVTPGGVSGPSPAQLGGPALGGQQSVSNKLLAWSGVLEWQEKPKPASVDANTKLTRSLPCQVYVNHGENLKTEQWPQKLIMQLIPQQLLTTLGPLFRNSRMVQFHFTNKDLESLKGLYRIMGNGFAGCVHFPHTAPCEVRVLMLLYSSKKKIFMGLIPYDQSGFVNGIRQVITNHKQVQQQKLEQQRGLQLRAPQPQPQGAVGASAATGQPQPQGTTQAPTGAPQGPPGAAPGPPPSGPILRPQNPGANPQLRSLLLNPAPPQTGVPPPQASLHHLQPPGAPALLPPHQSLGQPQLGPQLLHPPPTQSWPTQLPQRAPLPGQMLLSGGPRGPVPQPGLQPSVMEDDILMDLI; encoded by the exons ATGCGCCAAGGTAGAGATAAAACCACCACTCCCAAGATGCCCCGCACAAACATGGCCGTATCAGCATCAGCAGAAGTTGCCAGACGTCCGGCGGGAGTGCGCGCACCGCGCAAGCGCACTTCTGTTCGTCCCGGGACGGCGACGGCCTCTGCGGcgctggcggcggcggcggcggcgcggggCATGGTCCCCGGATCCGAAGGCCCGGCCCGGGCCGGGGGCCTGGTCGCTGATGTGGTGTTTGTGATCGAGGGGACGGCAAACCTGGGGCCGTACTTCGAGGGACTCCGCAAGCACTACCTGCTGCCCGCCATAGA GTACTTCAACGGAGGACCACCCGCAGAGACGGACTTTGGGGGAGAC TATGGCGGAACCCAGTACAGCCTTGTGGTGTTCAACACAGTAGACTGCGCTCCAGAGTCCTATGTACAATGCCATGCTCCTACCAGCAGTGCCTATGAGTTTGTCACCTGGCTCGATGGCATCAA gTTCATGGGTGGTGGTGGCGAGAGCTGCAGTCTCATTGCTGAAGGTCTGAGCACTGCTCTGCAGCTGTTTGATGACTTCAAGAAGATGCGTGAACAGAT CGGCCAGACCCACCGAGTCTGTCTCCTCATCTGCAACTCCCCCCCATACCTACTGCCTGCCGTGGAGAGCACCACATACTCAGGCTGTACGACGGAGAGCCTGGTGCAGAAGATAGGAGAG CGTGGTATCCACTTCTCCATCGTTTCTCCAAGAAAGCTGCCAGCACTTAGGCTTCTGTTTGAGAAGGCGGCTCCTCCTGCCCTACTGGAGCCATTGCAGCCCCCAGCAGACGTCAGCCAGGACCCCAGGCACATGGTACTTGTGCGTGGGCTCGTGCTGCCTG TTGGCGGCAGCTCAGCCCCAGGCCCTCTGCAGCCCAAGCAAGCCGTTCCCCTGCCACCAGCTCCAACTTCAGCTGCCACGCTCTCAGCAGCCCCCCAGCAGACCCTGCCCCCGGTCCCACCACAGTACCAG GTCCCTGGGAACCTAAGTGCTGCTCAGGTGGCTGCGCAGAATGCTGTGGAGGCTGCCAAGAACCAGAAGGCCGGGCTGGGCCCACGCT TCTCACCCATCAACCCTCTCCAGCAAGCTGCTTCAGGAGTGGGGCCCCCCTTCAGCCAGGCCCCGGCACCCCCATTAGCTCCTGGGCCCCCTGGAGCTCCCAAGCCACCTCCTGCCTCACAGCCTAGCCTAGTCTCCACTGTGGCCCCTGGACCAGGCCTGGCAGCCCCGGCTCAGCCTGGGGCTCCGTCTATG CAGGCAGGCACTGTGACCCCAGGTGGGGTCAGTGGTCCTTCACCAGCCCAGCTGGGGGGTCCTGCACTTGGTGGGCAACAGTCAGTATCCAACAAGCTCCTAGCCTGGAGTGGCGTCCTTGAGTGGCAGGAG AAACCCAAGCCTGCATCCGTGGATGCCAACACCAAGCTGACAAGGTCTCTGCCTTGTCAGGTCTATGTGAACCATGGAGAAAACCT GAAGACTGAGCAATGGCCCCAGAAACTGATCATGCAGCTCATCCCTCAGCAACTGCTG ACCACCCTGGGCCCGCTGTTCCGGAACTCGAGAATGGTCCAGTTCCACTTCACCAACAAGGACCTGGAGTCCCTCAAAGGCCTCTACCGCATCATGGGCAATGGCTTT GCCGGCTGCGTGCACTTCCCACATACAGCCCCGTGCGAGGTGCGCGTGCTCATGCTCCTGTACTCGTCTAAGAAGAAGATCTTCATGGGCCTCATCCCCTACGACCAGAGTGGCTTCGTCAATGGCATCCGCCAGGTCATCACCAACCATAAGCAGGTCCAGCAGCAGAAGCTAGAGCAGCAGCGTGGG TTACAGCTCCGTGCACCACAGCCTCAGCCTCAGGGTGCTGTGGGAGCTTCTGCGGCTACAGGGCAGCCCCAGCCCCAAGGTACTACCCAGGCCCCAACAGGGGCACCCCAAGGTCCTCCTGGAGCAGCCCCTGGCCCACCTCCTTCTGGACCCATCCTTCGACCCCAGAACCCTGGAGCCAACCCCCAGCTGCGGAGCCTTCTCCTTAATCCAGCACCG CCCCAGACTGGGGTACCCCCACCCCAGGCCTCCCTACACCACCTCCAGCCTCCAGGGGCCCCTGCATTGCTGCCGCCACATCAGAGCCTGGGGCAGCCGCAGCTAGGGCCGCAACTCCTGCACCCTCCACCTACCCAGTCTTGGCCCACACAGCTACCCCAGAGGGCGCCACTGCCAG GTCAGATGCTGCTGAGCGGGGGTCCCCGGGGCCCGGTTCCCCAGCCGGGCCTGCAGCCCAGCGTCATGGAGGACGACATCCTCATGGACCTCATCTGA
- the Med25 gene encoding mediator of RNA polymerase II transcription subunit 25 isoform 3 (isoform 3 is encoded by transcript variant 3), whose amino-acid sequence MVPGSEGPARAGGLVADVVFVIEGTANLGPYFEGLRKHYLLPAIEYFNGGPPAETDFGGDYGGTQYSLVVFNTVDCAPESYVQCHAPTSSAYEFVTWLDGIKFMGGGGESCSLIAEGLSTALQLFDDFKKMREQIGQTHRVCLLICNSPPYLLPAVESTTYSGCTTESLVQKIGERGIHFSIVSPRKLPALRLLFEKAAPPALLEPLQPPADVSQDPRHMVLVRGLVLPVGGSSAPGPLQPKQAVPLPPAPTSAATLSAAPQQTLPPVPPQYQVPGNLSAAQVAAQNAVEAAKNQKAGLGPRFSPINPLQQAASGVGPPFSQAPAPPLAPGPPGAPKPPPASQPSLVSTVAPGPGLAAPAQPGAPSMQAGTVTPGGVSGPSPAQLGGPALGGQQSVSNKLLAWSGVLEWQEKPKPASVDANTKLTRSLPCQVYVNHGENLKTEQWPQKLIMQLIPQQLLTTLGPLFRNSRMVQFHFTNKDLESLKGLYRIMGNGFAGCVHFPHTAPCEVRVLMLLYSSKKKIFMGLIPYDQSGFVNGIRQVITNHKQVQQQKLEQQRGMGAQQAPPGLGPILEDQARPPQNLLQLRAPQPQPQGAVGASAATGQPQPQGTTQAPTGAPQGPPGAAPGPPPSGPILRPQNPGANPQLRSLLLNPAPPQTGVPPPQASLHHLQPPGAPALLPPHQSLGQPQLGPQLLHPPPTQSWPTQLPQRAPLPGQMLLSGGPRGPVPQPGLQPSVMEDDILMDLI is encoded by the exons ATGGTCCCCGGATCCGAAGGCCCGGCCCGGGCCGGGGGCCTGGTCGCTGATGTGGTGTTTGTGATCGAGGGGACGGCAAACCTGGGGCCGTACTTCGAGGGACTCCGCAAGCACTACCTGCTGCCCGCCATAGA GTACTTCAACGGAGGACCACCCGCAGAGACGGACTTTGGGGGAGAC TATGGCGGAACCCAGTACAGCCTTGTGGTGTTCAACACAGTAGACTGCGCTCCAGAGTCCTATGTACAATGCCATGCTCCTACCAGCAGTGCCTATGAGTTTGTCACCTGGCTCGATGGCATCAA gTTCATGGGTGGTGGTGGCGAGAGCTGCAGTCTCATTGCTGAAGGTCTGAGCACTGCTCTGCAGCTGTTTGATGACTTCAAGAAGATGCGTGAACAGAT CGGCCAGACCCACCGAGTCTGTCTCCTCATCTGCAACTCCCCCCCATACCTACTGCCTGCCGTGGAGAGCACCACATACTCAGGCTGTACGACGGAGAGCCTGGTGCAGAAGATAGGAGAG CGTGGTATCCACTTCTCCATCGTTTCTCCAAGAAAGCTGCCAGCACTTAGGCTTCTGTTTGAGAAGGCGGCTCCTCCTGCCCTACTGGAGCCATTGCAGCCCCCAGCAGACGTCAGCCAGGACCCCAGGCACATGGTACTTGTGCGTGGGCTCGTGCTGCCTG TTGGCGGCAGCTCAGCCCCAGGCCCTCTGCAGCCCAAGCAAGCCGTTCCCCTGCCACCAGCTCCAACTTCAGCTGCCACGCTCTCAGCAGCCCCCCAGCAGACCCTGCCCCCGGTCCCACCACAGTACCAG GTCCCTGGGAACCTAAGTGCTGCTCAGGTGGCTGCGCAGAATGCTGTGGAGGCTGCCAAGAACCAGAAGGCCGGGCTGGGCCCACGCT TCTCACCCATCAACCCTCTCCAGCAAGCTGCTTCAGGAGTGGGGCCCCCCTTCAGCCAGGCCCCGGCACCCCCATTAGCTCCTGGGCCCCCTGGAGCTCCCAAGCCACCTCCTGCCTCACAGCCTAGCCTAGTCTCCACTGTGGCCCCTGGACCAGGCCTGGCAGCCCCGGCTCAGCCTGGGGCTCCGTCTATG CAGGCAGGCACTGTGACCCCAGGTGGGGTCAGTGGTCCTTCACCAGCCCAGCTGGGGGGTCCTGCACTTGGTGGGCAACAGTCAGTATCCAACAAGCTCCTAGCCTGGAGTGGCGTCCTTGAGTGGCAGGAG AAACCCAAGCCTGCATCCGTGGATGCCAACACCAAGCTGACAAGGTCTCTGCCTTGTCAGGTCTATGTGAACCATGGAGAAAACCT GAAGACTGAGCAATGGCCCCAGAAACTGATCATGCAGCTCATCCCTCAGCAACTGCTG ACCACCCTGGGCCCGCTGTTCCGGAACTCGAGAATGGTCCAGTTCCACTTCACCAACAAGGACCTGGAGTCCCTCAAAGGCCTCTACCGCATCATGGGCAATGGCTTT GCCGGCTGCGTGCACTTCCCACATACAGCCCCGTGCGAGGTGCGCGTGCTCATGCTCCTGTACTCGTCTAAGAAGAAGATCTTCATGGGCCTCATCCCCTACGACCAGAGTGGCTTCGTCAATGGCATCCGCCAGGTCATCACCAACCATAAGCAGGTCCAGCAGCAGAAGCTAGAGCAGCAGCGTGGG ATGGGGGCACAGCAGGCACCTCCAGGCCTGGGCCCCATTCTGGAGGACCAAGCGAGGCCCCCGCAGAATCTA TTACAGCTCCGTGCACCACAGCCTCAGCCTCAGGGTGCTGTGGGAGCTTCTGCGGCTACAGGGCAGCCCCAGCCCCAAGGTACTACCCAGGCCCCAACAGGGGCACCCCAAGGTCCTCCTGGAGCAGCCCCTGGCCCACCTCCTTCTGGACCCATCCTTCGACCCCAGAACCCTGGAGCCAACCCCCAGCTGCGGAGCCTTCTCCTTAATCCAGCACCG CCCCAGACTGGGGTACCCCCACCCCAGGCCTCCCTACACCACCTCCAGCCTCCAGGGGCCCCTGCATTGCTGCCGCCACATCAGAGCCTGGGGCAGCCGCAGCTAGGGCCGCAACTCCTGCACCCTCCACCTACCCAGTCTTGGCCCACACAGCTACCCCAGAGGGCGCCACTGCCAG GTCAGATGCTGCTGAGCGGGGGTCCCCGGGGCCCGGTTCCCCAGCCGGGCCTGCAGCCCAGCGTCATGGAGGACGACATCCTCATGGACCTCATCTGA